The following are encoded together in the Carassius auratus strain Wakin chromosome 34, ASM336829v1, whole genome shotgun sequence genome:
- the si:dkey-4e7.3 gene encoding inosine-uridine preferring nucleoside hydrolase isoform X1, giving the protein MFSSATLRCTFRGLCLRTADRWIKQDSIPRAFKKHNQRHFTTEVSMKKLLVDVDCGVDDAQALMMALAVPDVQILGISCVHGNTSVENVCKNVLRVLKVCKHLEIPVFSGATKSLLGQTVSAGDFHGKDGLGDAPDPDAPGLDLVQKEGAVSAMIRIVNENPGEVSLVATAPLTNVALAVKLDPSFPQKLRGLYIMGGNTDSRGNTTVCGEYNFAADPEAAYIVLNEFICPVYIASWEFTCRSKLPWEFCDGWLAQDTDKARFMKQIFKHSMESSHSERIEKELVDGQGFISCDSYAMAAAIDDTYVIETEQKAVTVELAGNWCRGMMVVDHLDILKKTHKAHILKKVDLERFKVLMMNALK; this is encoded by the exons GAAACACAACCAGAGACACTTCACTACAG AGGTCAGCATGAAGAAACTGCTTGTGGACGTGGACTGTGGTGTGGACGATGCTCAGGCTCTCATGATGGCTTTGGCGGTTCCTGACGTGCAGATCCTGGGCATCTCCTGCGTTCATGGAAACACTTCGGTGGAGAACGTCTGCAAGAACGTCCTGCGCGTCCTGAAAGTGTGTAAGCATCTGGAG ATTCCTGTATTCAGTGGAGCAACTAAATCACTCTTGGGACAGACCGTAAGTGCTGGAGATTTTCACGGCAAAGATGGACTCGGGGACGCCCCGGACCCCGATGCTCCTGGCCTGGACCTTGTCCAGAAAGAGGGCGCCGTATCAGCCATGATCCGAATAGTCAATGAGAATCCTGGAGAG GTGTCTTTAGTGGCCACGGCTCCGCTGACAAATGTGGCTTTGGCAGTGAAACTTGACCCCTCATTTCCCCAAAAACTCAGAGGCCTTTACATTATGGGTGGCAATACAGACT CTCGTGGGAACACCACTGTATGTGGAGAGTACAACTTTGCAGCTGATCCTGAAGCAGCATATATCGTTCTGAATGAATTCATCTGCCCAGTTTACATTGCAAGCTGGGAGTTCACCTGTCGCAGTAAATTACCCTGG GAGTTCTGTGACGGTTGGCTGGCTCAGGACACAGATAAGGCTCGGTTTATGAAGCAGATCTTCAAGCACAGCATGGAGTCGTCCCACAGCGAGAGGATTGAGAAGGAGCTGGTGGATGGCCAGGGGTTCATCTCCTGTGACTCTTATGCCATGGCAGCAGCCATAGACGACACGTATGTCATTGAAACTGAACAGAAAGCCGTCACAGTAGAGCTGGCGGGGAACTGGTGCCGGGGAATGATGGTTGTGGATCACCTCGATATCCTGAAGAAGACTCACAAAGCCCACATCTTGAAGAAAGTGGACTTGGAGAGGTTTAAAGTGCTCATGATGAACGCTTTGAAATAA
- the si:dkey-4e7.3 gene encoding inosine-uridine preferring nucleoside hydrolase isoform X2 encodes MKKLLVDVDCGVDDAQALMMALAVPDVQILGISCVHGNTSVENVCKNVLRVLKVCKHLEIPVFSGATKSLLGQTVSAGDFHGKDGLGDAPDPDAPGLDLVQKEGAVSAMIRIVNENPGEVSLVATAPLTNVALAVKLDPSFPQKLRGLYIMGGNTDSRGNTTVCGEYNFAADPEAAYIVLNEFICPVYIASWEFTCRSKLPWEFCDGWLAQDTDKARFMKQIFKHSMESSHSERIEKELVDGQGFISCDSYAMAAAIDDTYVIETEQKAVTVELAGNWCRGMMVVDHLDILKKTHKAHILKKVDLERFKVLMMNALK; translated from the exons ATGAAGAAACTGCTTGTGGACGTGGACTGTGGTGTGGACGATGCTCAGGCTCTCATGATGGCTTTGGCGGTTCCTGACGTGCAGATCCTGGGCATCTCCTGCGTTCATGGAAACACTTCGGTGGAGAACGTCTGCAAGAACGTCCTGCGCGTCCTGAAAGTGTGTAAGCATCTGGAG ATTCCTGTATTCAGTGGAGCAACTAAATCACTCTTGGGACAGACCGTAAGTGCTGGAGATTTTCACGGCAAAGATGGACTCGGGGACGCCCCGGACCCCGATGCTCCTGGCCTGGACCTTGTCCAGAAAGAGGGCGCCGTATCAGCCATGATCCGAATAGTCAATGAGAATCCTGGAGAG GTGTCTTTAGTGGCCACGGCTCCGCTGACAAATGTGGCTTTGGCAGTGAAACTTGACCCCTCATTTCCCCAAAAACTCAGAGGCCTTTACATTATGGGTGGCAATACAGACT CTCGTGGGAACACCACTGTATGTGGAGAGTACAACTTTGCAGCTGATCCTGAAGCAGCATATATCGTTCTGAATGAATTCATCTGCCCAGTTTACATTGCAAGCTGGGAGTTCACCTGTCGCAGTAAATTACCCTGG GAGTTCTGTGACGGTTGGCTGGCTCAGGACACAGATAAGGCTCGGTTTATGAAGCAGATCTTCAAGCACAGCATGGAGTCGTCCCACAGCGAGAGGATTGAGAAGGAGCTGGTGGATGGCCAGGGGTTCATCTCCTGTGACTCTTATGCCATGGCAGCAGCCATAGACGACACGTATGTCATTGAAACTGAACAGAAAGCCGTCACAGTAGAGCTGGCGGGGAACTGGTGCCGGGGAATGATGGTTGTGGATCACCTCGATATCCTGAAGAAGACTCACAAAGCCCACATCTTGAAGAAAGTGGACTTGGAGAGGTTTAAAGTGCTCATGATGAACGCTTTGAAATAA
- the LOC113053661 gene encoding uncharacterized protein LOC113053661: MPTKRCYFHPDCRSTLFSLPRDGEVRDQWLKFIFNSVPQNYYPNLALCAAHFTEESFHNLREFNAGFAQRLVLKDGAVPTLKTEAVYGQQATTSQQGASSQELSTTSTLHEVGCQSDPIETETVATEIKPKMRSVGTQLSMGIQAIYYGHDVGTQTTDMFPDVQLSSTPVRGSVFRPSKRPRLVLDEEEESELNVEPTDSTYNPDSVVTEESELAIDPQPDHSDNKYIVFESCLRELFVSCPICKTKCVVQSRRRGTFVAFTQLCEKCNYYRQWQSQTIVGSTPLGNLLLSAATYFTGGSFKQLEKIFKAMKLQMMHFVTFRIHARNFIEPTIIHQWNQDQLNLIRQLQEGGNVAVAGDMRADTPGHSAKFGSYTILHMETNKILDLQLVQSNEVGGSYHMEKEGLKRCLDKLESHGLAVDYIVTDRHLQIQKYLRDRNITQFYDVWHFEKGLSKKLDKLSKMKDCEVLKKWLHSIKNHVYWSAISSESGPEKVAKWNSLQNHIQNVHVHENHLFPKCEHPDKVSRDPKKWFQPGSIALHKVEKLLYNKRVLKDIEKLSHNFQTSSLEAFHSLILRFAPKNVIFPFIGMLCRLYLAAMHYNENANREQATTTAKPVKIEPTYNHIDDLMSLLLHKVFVDPKPYAEELHAIPIPPPLSSQYEKPS; encoded by the exons ATGCCgacgaaacgctgttattttcatccggATTGCAGGTCCACTTTGTTCAGCCTTCCTAGGGACGGGGAAGTTAGGGATCAAtggttaaaatttatttttaactcggTCCCTCAAAATTATTACCCAAATCTCGCTCTCTGTGCTGCACATTTTACGGAGGAAAGCTTCCACAATCTTCGCGAGTTCAATGCAGGATTCGCCCAACGGCTTGTCCtaaaagatggagcagttccaacTTTAAAAACAGAAGCTGTTTACGGGCAACAAGCT ACAACATCTCAGCAGGGTGCGAGTTCCCAAGAGCTCTCCACTACATCTACACTTCATGAAGTTGGATGTCAGTCAGACCCTATAGAGACCGAAACTGTAGCCACAGAGATAAAGCCAAAGATGCGATCAGTGGGCACACAACTTTCAATGG gcaTTCAGGCAATATATTATGGTCATGATGTGGGCACCCAAACAACTGACATGTTTCCTGATGTGCAGCTGTCTTCAACACCAGTAAGGGGCTCAGTCTTCAGGCCCAGTAAGAGACCTCGTCTGGTGTTAGATGAGGAAGAAGAATCAGAATTAAATGTCGAACCCACTGATTCCACATATAACCCAGATTCTGTTGTCACTGAAGAATCAGAATTGGC GATAGATCCACAGCCCGACCACAGCGATAACAAATACATTGTTTTTGAAAGCTGTCTTCGAGAGCTGTTTGTGTCCTGTCCAATTTGTAAGACAAAGTGTGTTGTCCAGAGCAGACGAAGGGGGACTTTTGTTGCATTCACCCAGCTTTGTGAAAAGTGTAACTACTACAGACAGTGGCAGAGCCAGACCATTGTTGGGAGTACCCCACTTGGAAACCTGCTATTGTCTGCTGCAACGTATTTTACCGGTGGATCTTTTAAACAACTAGAGAAg ATTTTCAAAGCCATGAAGCTCCAGATGATGCATTTCGTAACTTTTAGGATTCATGCCAGGAATTTCATTGAGCCTACCATAATACACCAGTGGAACCAAGATCAACTAAATCTTATAAGACAGCTGCAAGAGGGAGGAAATGTTGCTGTGGCTGGAGATATGCGTGCTGACACGCCAG GACACTCAGCAAAATTTGGCAGCTACACCATTTTGCACATGGAAACCAACAAAATTCTGGATCTTCAACTAGTTCAG AGCAATGAGGTTGGTGGCAGTTATCATATGGAAAAGGAGGGATTGAAGCGTTGTCTCGATAAGCTGGAGTCTCATGGTTTAGCTGTTGACTACATCGTCACCGATCGCCATCTGCAGATTCAGAAGTACCTGAGGGACCGCAATATCACTCAGTTCTATGACGTGTGGCACTTTGAGAAAG GTTTATCTAAGAAACTTGACAAACTTTCAAAGATGAAGGACTGTGAGGTGCTGAAAAAATGGTTGCACAGCATCAAAAACCATGTTTACTGGAGTGCGATTTCCTCTGAGTCTGGGCCAGAAAAGGTGGCGAAGTGGAATTCACTGCAGAACCACATACAAAATGTACATGTTCATGAGAACCACCTCTTCCCCAAGTGTGAACACCCTGACAAAGTTTCCAGGGATCCAAAAAAATGGTTCCAACCAG GATCAATAGCGCTCCATAAAGTGGAAAAGCTATTATACAACAAGAGAGTTCTCAAGGATATAGAAAAGCTCAGCCACAACTTTCAGACGTCATCACTGGAGGCTTTCCACAGTCTGATTTTGCGTTTTGCCCCAAAGAACGTGATTTTCCCTTTCATAGGAATGTTGTGCAG GCTGTATCTTGCAGCGATGCACTATAATGAAAATGCTAACCGTGAGCaggcaacaacaacagcaaagccAGTGAAAATAGAACCAACATACA ACCATATCGATGACCTTATGAGCCTTCTGTTACATAAAGTCTTTGTGGACCCCAAGCCATATGCGGAAGAGCTGCATGCAATCCCCATTCCACCTCCTCTGTCATCACAGTATGAAAAACCTTCATAG
- the LOC113053663 gene encoding P2X purinoceptor 7-like, whose product MASIKPYQFEPESDPENFDEDDGAFPVQERLLNDVSEWCTCNNCAKMPTEEENICCKEIQKVVKRMMEVPDPPKCMVEHPGFEPNCLNPYTLQNINNIYRADYGPVRRRNEEERFRYLAYRSFVSWCWGYLGRSVRVVIPSCVVNRIRLQFPDPAGQYVGFRPPLD is encoded by the exons ATGGCGTCAATAAAACCATACCAATTTGAGCCTGAATCGGACCCAGAAAATTTTGATGAAGATGATGGAGCATTTCCTGTTCAAGAACGGCTGTTAAATGACGTTTCAGAatg gtgTACATGTAATAACTGTGCAAAAATGCCAACTGAAGAGGAAAACATCTGCTGCAAAGAAATACAGAAG GTTGTAAAACGAATGATGGAGGTTCCAGACCCTCCTAAATGTATGGTTGAGCATCCAGGTTTTGAACCAAACTGCTTAAATCCGTATACTTtgcaaaatatcaataatatttacAGAGCCGACTATGGACCAGTGAGACGCAGAAATGAAGAGGA GCGCTTCCGTTATCTGGCCTATCGCAGCTTTGTCAGCTGGTGCTGGGGCTACCTAGGACGTAGTGTGAGGGTTGTCATCCCCTCATGTGTTGTTAACCGGATCCGCCTACAGTTTCCTGATCCAGCGGGACAGTATGTTGGGTTCCGGCCACCCCTCGACTGA
- the coa5 gene encoding cytochrome c oxidase assembly factor 5 produces MPKYYEDKEDDGRACAGLREDFKACLLQHDCVAKEGKKPSECLKEGHCKGLHVAFFECKRSMLDTRSRFRGRKGY; encoded by the exons ATGCCCAAGTATTACGAGGATAAAGAGGACGACGGCCGCGCCTGCGCTGGACTGAGAGAAGATTTCAAAGCCTGTCTCCTTCAGCATGACTGTGTAGCGAAG GAGGGTAAGAAGCCCAGTGAGTGTCTGAAGGAAGGACATTGCAAAGGCTTGCATGTGGCTTTCTTTGAGTGCAAGAGATCCATG TTGGACACCCGATCTCGATTCCGAGGCAGAAAGGGATACTGA
- the LOC113053666 gene encoding alpha-1,3-mannosyl-glycoprotein 4-beta-N-acetylglucosaminyltransferase A, whose translation MRLRHGTVATAIVFFTSFLSLSWYTAWQNGKEKLVAYQREFHSLRERLRVAEHRTLQRSSELNAILEQFRRAIAETNGSKDALSNFSDETQKLLKELAHRKPLHVPNIYHHLPHLLNNEGSLHPAVQVGQGRTGVSIVMGIPTVKRKVKSYLSETLHSLIDKLSAEEKLDCVIIVFVGETDIDYVNSVVAGLEKEFYTELNSGLLEVISPPASYYPDLANLKETFGDSKERVKWRTKQNLDYSFLMMYAVNKGVYYVQLEDDIVAKPNYFATMKNFAVQLASEDWMILEFSQLGFIGKMFQAPDLNLIVEFIFMFYKEKPIDWLLDHILWVKVCNPEKDGKHCERQKSSLRIRFRPSLFQHVGLHSSLAGKIQKLTDKDFLKPLLHKIHVNPPAEVSTSLKVYQGHTLEKTYMGEDFFWAITPMAGDYVLFKFDRPVNIERFLFRSGNQEHPGDKIENTTVEFLPFSDAGLKTKEKYKRTEDRFYKLAQFEKGVAEGTVDPVFNPVAAVRLTVQKDSAVWAIISEIHIKRIPG comes from the exons AAAAGTTGGTAGCCTATCAGAGGGAGTTTCATTCCCTGAGGGAGCGTCTGCGTGTGGCGGAGCACCGAACCCTCCAGCGCTCCTCCGAGCTCAACGCCATCCTCGAGCAGTTCAGACGGGCCATCGCAGAAACCAACGGCAGCAAAGACGCTCTCTCCAACTTCTCAG ACGAGACACAGAAGTTGCTGAAGGAGTTGGCTCACAGGAAGCCCCTCCATGTGCCAAATATCTACCACCATCTGCCTCACCTGCTCAACAATGAAGGCAGCCTGCACCCTGCTGTACAGGTGGGCCAGGGACGAACCGGAG TTTCCATCGTGATGGGCATCCCCACGGTGAAGCGGAAAGTAAAGTCATACCTGTCAGAGACGCTTCATTCACTCATCGATAAACTCTCGGCGGAGGAGAAGCTCGACTGCGTCATCATCGTGTTCGTGGGAGAG ACGGACATAGATTATGTAAACAGTGTGGTTGCAGGCCTTGAAAAAGA GTTCTACACAGAGCTGAATTCGGGGTTACTGGAGGTCATATCTCCCCCTGCCAGCTACTACCCAGACCTCGCCAACTTGAAAGAGACCTTTGGGGACTCGAAGGAGCGGGTGAA ATGGAGGACCAAGCAGAACTTGGACTATTCCTTTCTAATGATGTATGCCGTGAACAAAGGGGTCTATTATGTCCAG TTGGAGGATGACATCGTTGCCAAACCCAACTATTTTGCAACCATGAAAAACTTTGCTGTTCAACTCGCCTCAGAGGACTGGATGATCCTTGAGTTTTCACAGCTGGGCTTCATTG GTAAGATGTTCCAAGCCCCAGATCTAAATCTGATTGTGGAGTTTATCTTCATGTTTTATAAGGAGAAGCCCATTGATTGGCTGCTGGATCACATTCTCTGGGTCAAAGTGTGCAACCCAGAGAAAGATGGC AAGCACTGTGAGAGACAGAAGTCGAGCCTGCGCATTCGTTTCAGGCCCTCTTTGTTCCAGCACGTAGGCCTACACTCCTCCCTTGCTGGGAAAATCCAGAAACTCACG GATAAAGACTTCCTGAAACCCCTGCTGCATAAGATTCACGTGAACCCGCCGGCGGAGGTGTCCACCTCTTTAAAAGTGTATCAAGGTCATACACTGGAGAAGACGTACATGGGCGAGGACTTTTTCTGGGCCATTACTCCAATGGCTGGAGACTACGTCCTGTTCAAGTTTGATCGGCCCGTCAACATAGAAAG GTTCCTTTTTCGCAGTGGAAACCAGGAGCACCCAGGAGACAAAATCGAGAACACTACTGTCGAGTTCCTGCCCTTCtcg GATGCTGGATTGAAGACCAAAGAGAAGTACAAACGAACAGAAGATCGGTTCTATAAGCTTG CTCAGTTTGAGAAAGGAGTGGCAGAGGGGACGGTTGACCCGGTCTTCAACCCCGTGGCGGCTGTTCGTCTGACGGTCCAGAAGGACTCCGCCGTGTGGGCCATTATTAGCGAG ATCCATATCAAGAGGATACCTGGGTAA